One stretch of Akkermansia sp. RCC_12PD DNA includes these proteins:
- a CDS encoding phosphate uptake regulator PhoU, translating into MTPPGNHILPHYDLALNNIQTRVNCVCESLLEHMAVLEHVISNADMNGANGIIADDELLDEETRQILSLCSAVLIQFHPLGSDLRLVLSLSRCTDKLRECAEEVADIARHAKASIKRQESLAPDIVLPLLNMAVSEFRDAVESLKTQDMETAREVRQRDKKLDKAHRKALGGLVTPAEAGQPSLNVNLLFIIRSIERIGDIAKTIAAAVVFLKEATDIRHGRDK; encoded by the coding sequence ATGACACCTCCCGGCAACCACATCCTCCCTCACTACGATCTGGCCCTGAACAACATCCAGACCCGCGTCAACTGCGTCTGCGAAAGCCTGCTGGAACACATGGCCGTACTGGAACATGTCATCTCGAACGCGGACATGAACGGAGCCAACGGCATCATTGCGGACGATGAACTGCTGGATGAAGAAACGCGCCAGATTCTTTCCCTCTGCTCCGCCGTCCTCATCCAGTTCCACCCCCTCGGCTCCGACCTGCGCCTGGTCCTCTCCCTCTCCCGCTGTACGGACAAGCTCCGCGAATGCGCGGAGGAAGTCGCCGACATCGCCCGGCATGCCAAAGCTTCCATCAAGCGGCAGGAATCCCTTGCCCCGGACATCGTCCTCCCCCTGCTGAACATGGCCGTCTCCGAATTCCGGGACGCTGTGGAAAGCCTGAAAACACAGGACATGGAAACGGCGCGGGAAGTGCGCCAGCGCGACAAGAAGCTGGACAAGGCCCACCGCAAGGCCCTGGGCGGCCTCGTTACTCCGGCGGAAGCCGGACAACCTTCCCTCAACGTCAACCTGCTCTTCATCATCCGCTCCATCGAGCGCATCGGAGACATCGCCAAAACCATCGCCGCCGCCGTCGTCTTCCTGAAGGAAGCCACGGACATCCGCCACGGCAGGGACAAATGA
- the pstB gene encoding phosphate ABC transporter ATP-binding protein PstB, whose protein sequence is MTEPSAADDDPIIEVEDFCFHYGDKQVLFNIGMTFESNKVTALIGPSGCGKSTLLRNINRMNDLIPEVRHEGDIRIDGTSLYDPRVEVISLRKRVGMVFQKYNPFPKSIYENIVFPLRVAGRNSRAELDETVERSLKGTALWDEVKDKLHESAYGLSGGQQQRLCIARAIANRPQILLMDEPCAALDPIATLKIEDLMEDLKKDLTIVIVTHNMQQATRIADNTAFMYMGRLVEYGQTSQIFTNPGEKETEAYITGRFS, encoded by the coding sequence ATGACTGAACCATCCGCCGCAGACGACGATCCCATCATCGAGGTAGAGGACTTCTGCTTCCATTACGGAGACAAGCAGGTTCTCTTCAACATCGGCATGACCTTTGAATCCAACAAGGTGACGGCCCTTATCGGCCCCTCCGGCTGCGGGAAATCCACCCTGCTCCGCAACATCAACCGCATGAACGACCTGATCCCGGAAGTGCGCCATGAAGGAGACATCCGCATAGACGGCACCAGCCTGTACGACCCGCGCGTGGAAGTCATCTCCCTGCGCAAGCGGGTGGGCATGGTCTTCCAGAAATACAACCCGTTCCCCAAAAGCATTTATGAAAACATCGTCTTCCCCCTCCGCGTGGCGGGCCGCAACAGCCGCGCGGAACTGGATGAAACAGTGGAGCGCAGCCTGAAAGGAACCGCCCTGTGGGACGAAGTGAAGGACAAGCTGCATGAAAGCGCCTACGGCCTTTCCGGCGGCCAGCAACAGCGCCTGTGCATCGCGCGCGCCATTGCCAACCGTCCGCAGATCCTGCTGATGGACGAACCCTGCGCCGCGCTGGACCCCATCGCTACGCTGAAAATCGAAGACTTGATGGAAGACCTGAAAAAAGACCTCACCATCGTCATCGTCACCCACAACATGCAGCAGGCCACCCGCATCGCGGACAACACCGCCTTCATGTACATGGGCCGCCTCGTCGAATACGGGCAAACATCCCAAATCTTCACCAATCCCGGAGAAAAGGAAACGGAAGCCTACATCACGGGCCGTTTCAGCTAA
- the pstA gene encoding phosphate ABC transporter permease PstA: protein MKPDFTLPSAPGRPLGEANIWITSIGISVGLIMIFGLLGIILVNGMEAFWPKTIHELTVSSATEGEKPATLYASITKDQTRHVPADPTQPGSTAKDIREYQLFTGSKETYGQSYRYVDVHNISASSTPQGLLCLERMEGGKALVKPLELKLASGETIPASSPEFVQAFRRALDHETELREEIKAIDTGKIGTVNTRLADARLDIKAIERSYDIREENGTKTAALKQNPVVRDVDNPVEELAKLNEKVARLNAEYEQYTAEAGKLRAQQGRDTLVYSLGDGEKKEISLDKVVYGYFSNDLGFFGKCGVFLHNLYHFIVDDPREANTEGGIFPAIFGTFIMTLLMSALVTPVGVIGAIYLREYARQGTLVQAVRICVNNLAGVPSIVFGVFGLGFFVYYLGGTIDELFYWKKLAVDNTPTFGTSGILWASLTLALMTLPVVIVSTEEALSAVPRGLREAALACGASKWQMIKRIILPSALPGVMTGLILAMARGAGEVAPLMVTGVVKLAPSLPIDGEGPFIHLERKFMHLGFHIYDVGFQSPDSDAAQPMVFATTLLLILLVVVMNLTAILIRNRLRKKYAASSF, encoded by the coding sequence ATGAAACCGGATTTCACTCTTCCCTCCGCTCCCGGACGCCCCCTGGGAGAAGCCAACATCTGGATCACCTCCATAGGCATCTCTGTGGGCCTCATCATGATCTTCGGCCTGCTGGGCATCATCCTTGTCAACGGCATGGAGGCCTTCTGGCCCAAGACAATCCATGAACTGACCGTGTCCTCCGCCACGGAAGGGGAAAAACCGGCCACCCTGTACGCCAGCATCACCAAGGACCAGACACGCCACGTTCCGGCGGACCCCACGCAGCCCGGCTCTACCGCCAAGGACATCCGGGAATACCAGCTCTTCACCGGCAGCAAGGAAACCTACGGGCAATCCTACCGTTATGTGGACGTGCACAACATCTCCGCCTCCTCCACGCCCCAGGGGCTTCTCTGCCTGGAACGCATGGAAGGGGGAAAGGCCCTGGTGAAGCCGCTGGAACTCAAGCTGGCCTCCGGAGAAACCATTCCGGCCTCATCCCCCGAATTCGTGCAAGCCTTCCGCCGCGCGCTGGACCATGAAACGGAACTGAGGGAGGAAATAAAGGCCATAGATACCGGAAAAATAGGAACCGTCAACACTAGGCTGGCGGATGCGCGGCTGGACATCAAGGCCATTGAACGTTCCTACGACATCCGGGAGGAAAACGGAACCAAGACCGCCGCGCTCAAACAGAATCCCGTCGTCAGGGATGTGGACAACCCTGTGGAAGAACTGGCCAAACTCAATGAAAAAGTAGCCCGGCTCAATGCCGAATACGAACAATACACGGCGGAAGCGGGCAAACTCCGGGCGCAGCAGGGCCGCGACACGCTCGTCTATTCCCTGGGAGACGGAGAAAAGAAGGAAATCAGCTTGGACAAGGTCGTATACGGCTACTTTTCAAACGACCTGGGCTTCTTCGGCAAATGCGGCGTCTTTCTCCACAACCTGTACCACTTCATTGTGGATGATCCGCGGGAGGCCAACACGGAAGGCGGCATTTTCCCCGCCATCTTCGGCACCTTCATCATGACCCTGCTCATGAGCGCCCTGGTCACCCCGGTAGGCGTCATCGGCGCCATCTACCTGAGAGAATACGCCAGGCAGGGAACGCTGGTGCAGGCCGTCCGCATCTGCGTGAACAATCTGGCGGGCGTGCCCTCCATCGTTTTCGGCGTCTTCGGCCTGGGCTTCTTCGTGTACTACCTGGGCGGCACGATTGATGAACTCTTCTACTGGAAAAAACTGGCCGTGGACAACACGCCCACCTTCGGCACCTCCGGCATCCTGTGGGCCTCCCTCACGCTGGCCCTGATGACGCTGCCCGTCGTGATCGTCTCCACGGAGGAAGCGCTTTCCGCCGTGCCGCGCGGCCTGCGGGAGGCGGCCCTGGCCTGCGGGGCCTCCAAATGGCAGATGATCAAGCGCATCATTCTTCCCAGCGCCCTGCCGGGCGTCATGACCGGGCTGATCCTGGCGATGGCCCGCGGTGCGGGGGAAGTGGCCCCCCTGATGGTCACGGGCGTGGTCAAGCTGGCCCCGTCCCTGCCCATTGACGGAGAAGGGCCCTTCATCCATCTGGAACGCAAATTCATGCACCTGGGCTTCCATATCTACGACGTGGGCTTCCAGTCCCCGGACTCGGACGCCGCGCAGCCCATGGTCTTCGCCACCACCCTGCTGCTCATCCTGCTCGTGGTGGTCATGAACCTCACGGCCATCCTCATCCGCAACCGCCTGCGCAAGAAATACGCAGCGTCCAGTTTCTGA
- a CDS encoding ABC transporter permease subunit: MSISSPSPAPARKPKPVPERFQVAKTTLWFDRIMTKTIIGGGFTVIVAVFGILFFLLAVTIPLFQGADVKEGQSLAPAPQATGTWGLDPSGTQPFVYNNGRNVFFLDKDSGSLNPMPVALPDNETVCAHSYNSFLSAYPVATKSGKVGIISVHSGLNIHGRTNAHGPGNAGTEISPLHPMTENGEVPGRISGVAYADAGERKIFSTINETDQGPRLLLMTLEESRSLLHEGEFVPSGFHDLTECLDGRPVAMLPGNSGDSLIIATDTDKLLYFAYNEDSETWEKRQTIPSPLGGGERMTTVNWLFGDMSLVLGGNRGSLKIFSLYPHPQANGTALRLFGETKKFPPLNGPVQHYAASGINRSFLVSSPHAVRLCYGTTADIRWESDRLNFSPVQLAANAEFNSMLATDGQGRVHFFSIKDRHPEAGSKALIGKIWYEGYDSPKWLWQSVGGTDDYESKLSLMPLVFGTLKGTLYALVFAVPVAVMAAVYTAHFMPPSVKRVVKPVMEIMASLPSVVLGFFGALYLAPRMEDKVPALVCMAILIPSLAALLAWFWTTRPAAWRNKFNNGLEYIVMTPVILLCTWFCWEYLGYWLEQPFISLTRGIMSLWGAGDFQAASFADLWRNGFGMPYEQRNSLVVGFIMGFAVIPVIFTISEDALSNVPPSLIAASEALGASRWQVVRTVVLPIASAGIFSALMIGLGRAVGETMIVLMATGNTPIMDWNIFNGMRTLSANIATELPEAAQDSTHYRVLFLGGLILFSMTFILNTLAEIVRQRLRKRFNVV, from the coding sequence ATGAGCATATCTTCCCCTTCCCCGGCCCCTGCCAGAAAGCCCAAACCCGTTCCCGAACGCTTTCAGGTGGCGAAAACCACACTGTGGTTTGACCGCATCATGACCAAGACCATCATCGGCGGAGGTTTTACCGTCATCGTCGCCGTTTTCGGCATCCTCTTTTTCCTTTTGGCCGTTACCATCCCCCTCTTTCAAGGCGCAGACGTAAAGGAAGGGCAGAGCCTCGCTCCCGCACCCCAGGCCACGGGAACGTGGGGACTGGACCCCTCCGGCACGCAGCCCTTCGTTTACAACAACGGCAGGAACGTTTTCTTTCTGGACAAGGATTCCGGCAGTCTGAACCCCATGCCCGTTGCGCTGCCGGACAATGAAACCGTCTGCGCCCACTCCTACAATTCATTCCTGTCAGCCTATCCTGTCGCCACGAAATCCGGCAAGGTAGGCATCATTTCCGTTCACTCCGGTCTTAATATCCACGGCCGGACGAACGCCCACGGCCCCGGAAACGCAGGAACGGAAATCAGCCCGCTCCATCCCATGACGGAAAACGGCGAGGTTCCGGGCAGAATATCCGGCGTGGCTTATGCAGACGCGGGAGAACGGAAAATTTTTTCCACAATCAATGAAACGGACCAGGGGCCGCGCCTCCTGCTGATGACACTGGAAGAATCCCGGTCCCTTCTCCATGAAGGGGAATTTGTCCCCTCCGGATTCCACGACCTGACGGAGTGCCTGGACGGCAGGCCCGTCGCCATGCTCCCCGGCAATTCGGGAGACAGCCTCATCATCGCCACGGATACGGACAAGCTCCTCTACTTCGCCTACAACGAAGACTCGGAAACCTGGGAAAAGCGCCAGACCATCCCGTCCCCCCTGGGAGGCGGAGAAAGGATGACCACCGTCAACTGGCTCTTCGGGGACATGTCCCTGGTACTGGGCGGCAACAGGGGTAGTCTGAAAATCTTCAGCCTGTACCCCCACCCGCAGGCAAACGGCACTGCTCTGCGCCTCTTTGGAGAAACCAAGAAGTTTCCTCCCTTGAACGGTCCCGTGCAGCATTACGCCGCCTCCGGCATCAACCGCTCCTTCCTCGTCTCCTCGCCGCACGCCGTACGCCTGTGCTACGGCACCACGGCGGACATCCGCTGGGAAAGCGACCGACTGAATTTTTCCCCGGTTCAACTGGCGGCCAACGCGGAATTCAACTCCATGCTGGCCACGGACGGACAAGGCCGCGTCCACTTCTTTTCCATCAAGGACAGGCATCCGGAAGCCGGCTCCAAAGCTCTGATCGGCAAAATCTGGTACGAAGGGTATGACTCCCCCAAATGGCTGTGGCAATCCGTAGGAGGCACGGACGACTATGAATCCAAGCTCTCCCTGATGCCCCTGGTCTTCGGCACGCTGAAAGGCACTCTGTACGCCCTCGTCTTCGCCGTACCCGTGGCGGTCATGGCAGCCGTTTACACGGCCCACTTCATGCCGCCCTCCGTCAAAAGGGTGGTGAAGCCCGTGATGGAAATCATGGCCTCCCTGCCATCCGTGGTGCTGGGCTTCTTCGGGGCGCTTTACCTGGCTCCCAGAATGGAGGACAAGGTGCCGGCGCTGGTCTGCATGGCCATCCTCATTCCGTCCCTGGCCGCCCTTCTCGCCTGGTTCTGGACCACACGTCCGGCGGCATGGAGGAACAAATTCAACAACGGCCTGGAATACATCGTCATGACGCCCGTCATTCTTCTCTGCACCTGGTTCTGCTGGGAATACCTGGGTTACTGGCTGGAACAGCCCTTTATCAGCCTCACCCGCGGCATCATGAGCCTGTGGGGGGCGGGAGACTTCCAGGCGGCCAGCTTTGCTGACCTGTGGCGCAACGGATTCGGCATGCCCTATGAACAGCGCAACTCCCTCGTCGTCGGGTTCATCATGGGCTTTGCGGTCATTCCCGTCATCTTCACCATTTCCGAGGACGCCCTGAGCAACGTTCCCCCCTCCCTCATCGCCGCGTCCGAAGCGCTGGGCGCCAGCCGCTGGCAAGTAGTCCGGACGGTCGTTCTCCCCATAGCCTCCGCAGGCATCTTCTCCGCCCTGATGATCGGGCTGGGGCGCGCCGTGGGGGAAACCATGATCGTTCTGATGGCCACGGGCAACACCCCCATCATGGACTGGAACATCTTCAACGGCATGCGCACCCTCTCCGCCAATATCGCCACGGAGCTGCCGGAGGCGGCGCAGGACTCCACCCACTACCGCGTCCTTTTCCTCGGCGGCCTCATCCTGTTCTCCATGACGTTCATCCTGAACACGCTGGCGGAAATCGTGCGCCAGCGCCTCCGCAAACGCTTCAACGTCGTCTGA
- a CDS encoding phosphate ABC transporter substrate-binding protein, which translates to MKFVAKILTIAAALSPLGMAADQVTVDTSIKPYVPTSGVSGNLSAVGSDTLNNLMTLWAEGFSKKYPSVKIGVEGKGSSTAPPALTAGTAQLAPMSRAMKREEIAAFEAKYGYKPTEIKVALDAVAFFVNKNNPIQSLSLTQIDSIFSSTFKRGGSNITDWGSAGVPSMKGKAISIYGRNSASGTNGFVKEIALKKGDYKNSVKEQPGSSAVVQGISSDVQGIGYSGIGYVTSGVKTLSIAEKSGQAAVQPSYDNCINGKYPLSRYLLIYVNKKPGEPLDTLTREFIKFIVSKDGQEIVTKDGYYPIPAKVSADILKSLE; encoded by the coding sequence ATGAAATTTGTCGCCAAAATCCTGACAATCGCAGCCGCACTCAGCCCCCTGGGCATGGCAGCCGATCAAGTAACCGTTGACACCAGCATCAAGCCGTATGTGCCCACCAGCGGCGTTTCCGGTAATCTGAGCGCCGTCGGTTCCGATACACTGAACAACCTGATGACCCTTTGGGCGGAAGGATTCAGCAAGAAGTACCCCAGCGTCAAGATCGGCGTTGAAGGAAAAGGTTCCTCCACGGCTCCGCCCGCCCTGACGGCAGGCACCGCACAGCTGGCCCCCATGAGCCGCGCCATGAAGCGGGAAGAAATCGCGGCTTTTGAAGCCAAGTATGGCTACAAGCCGACGGAAATCAAGGTAGCCCTGGACGCCGTAGCCTTCTTCGTCAACAAGAACAATCCCATCCAGTCTCTTTCCCTGACGCAGATCGACTCCATCTTCTCCTCCACCTTCAAGCGTGGCGGTTCCAACATTACCGACTGGGGCAGTGCAGGCGTTCCCTCCATGAAAGGCAAGGCTATTTCCATCTACGGCCGTAACAGCGCCTCCGGCACCAACGGATTCGTGAAGGAAATCGCCCTCAAGAAGGGAGACTATAAAAACTCCGTGAAGGAACAGCCCGGCTCCTCCGCTGTGGTGCAGGGCATCAGCTCTGACGTGCAGGGCATCGGCTACTCCGGCATCGGATATGTCACCTCCGGCGTCAAGACCCTCTCCATCGCTGAAAAGAGCGGCCAGGCAGCGGTTCAACCGTCTTACGACAACTGCATCAACGGCAAATATCCTCTCTCCCGTTACCTGCTGATTTACGTCAACAAGAAGCCCGGCGAGCCCCTGGACACGCTGACCAGAGAATTTATCAAGTTCATCGTCTCCAAGGACGGACAGGAAATCGTGACCAAGGACGGATACTATCCCATCCCCGCCAAAGTCAGTGCGGACATCCTCAAGAGCCTTGAATAA
- the pstB gene encoding phosphate ABC transporter ATP-binding protein PstB: MSLPPAIPDQTAVEVDSLDFCYGSKQSLFNVNMLIPKNRVTAFIGPSGCGKSTLLRCINRMNDRIPEARVTRGAIRIDGVDVTSPTLDPIRLRREVGMVFQKSNPFPMSIYENVSYGLKLAGVKNRAVLDEAVEESLNHAALWDEVKDRLHTPANGLSGGQQQRLCIARSIAVKPRILLMDEPCSALDPIATVRVEELMHRLKEKFTIVVVTHNMQQATRVSDLTGFFMLGRLVEFDSTEKIFSRPSMKETEDYITGRFS; this comes from the coding sequence ATGAGCCTACCGCCTGCAATACCCGATCAAACCGCCGTGGAGGTGGATTCCCTGGATTTCTGCTACGGCAGCAAACAGTCGCTTTTTAACGTCAACATGTTGATTCCAAAGAACCGTGTCACGGCGTTTATCGGGCCGTCCGGCTGCGGAAAATCCACACTGTTGCGCTGCATTAACCGGATGAATGACCGCATTCCGGAGGCCCGCGTCACTAGGGGGGCCATCCGCATTGACGGAGTGGATGTAACTTCCCCAACGCTGGATCCCATCCGCCTGCGCCGGGAAGTGGGCATGGTTTTCCAGAAGTCCAATCCCTTTCCCATGAGCATTTACGAGAACGTTTCCTACGGCCTGAAGCTGGCGGGAGTGAAGAACAGGGCCGTTCTGGATGAAGCCGTGGAAGAGAGCCTGAACCATGCCGCCCTGTGGGACGAAGTGAAGGACAGGCTCCATACTCCCGCCAACGGACTTTCCGGCGGCCAGCAGCAGCGCCTCTGCATCGCCCGCTCCATCGCCGTCAAGCCGCGTATTTTGCTGATGGATGAGCCTTGTTCCGCCCTGGACCCCATCGCCACGGTGCGCGTGGAGGAGCTGATGCACCGCCTCAAGGAGAAATTCACCATCGTCGTGGTGACGCACAATATGCAGCAGGCCACTCGCGTTTCCGACCTGACCGGTTTTTTCATGCTGGGAAGACTGGTGGAGTTTGATTCCACGGAGAAGATTTTTTCCCGCCCGTCCATGAAGGAGACGGAAGATTATATTACGGGAAGATTCAGTTAA